A single Anopheles funestus chromosome 2RL, idAnoFuneDA-416_04, whole genome shotgun sequence DNA region contains:
- the LOC125763316 gene encoding adenylosuccinate lyase: MTELNAEFRGYRSPLSTRYASKEMQFLFSDQYKFSTWRKLWILLAKAEKALGLDITDEQIREMERHVEDIDFKAAAAEEALTRHDVMAHVHVFAKQCPLAAPIIHLGATSCFVGDNTDLLVLKEALDQLLPKLVGVIKQLAQFAMQYRDLPTLGFTHLQPAQLTTVGKRCSLWIQDLLMDERALRTCRDNLRFRGVKGTTGTQASFLQLFAGDSAKVRQLDQTVTKLAGFERYYAVTGQTYSRKVDLEIVSALSSLGATVHKMCSDLRLLASRKELEEPFEQTQIGSSAMPYKRNPMRSERCCALARHMITLQANAANTLAVQWLERTLDDSANRRLTLSEAFLSADACMLTLLNISQGLVVYPKVIERNIAQELPFMSTENVIMAMVKAGGDRQVCHEKIRVLSHEAGAQVKQYGKDNDLVDRIRADPYFAPILGQLGSILDPKTFTGRAADQVVEFVNEEVNPIVAMYGDKVVTKSTQLKI, from the exons ATGACTGAACTGAATGCAGAATTCCGTGGCTACCGCTCACCTTTGAGCACTCGGTATGCAAGCAAAGAAATGCAATTCCTGTTCAGCGATCAGTACAAGTTTTCCACTTGGCGCAAACTATGGATCCTACTGGCGAAAGCAGAAAAG GCGTTGGGATTGGACATTACGGACGAGCAGATTCGAGAGATGGAAAGACACGTCGAAGACATCGATTTCAAGGCAGCTGCGGCTGAGGAAGCCCTCACCCGGCACGACGTGATGGCACACGTGCATGTGTTCGCCAAACAGTGTCCCTTGGCCGCTCCCATCATCCACCTCGGTGCAACTTCATGCTTCGTCGGCGATAACACGGATCTGCTTGTGTTGAAGGAAGCGCTGGATCAATTGCTACCCAAGCTGGTTGGTGTAATCAAGCAGCTGGCCCAATTTGCCATGCAATATCGCGATTTACCCACGCTTGGATTCACCCATCTCCAACCGGCCCAGCTAACTACGGTCGGCAAGCGTTGTTCCCTCTGGATTCAGGATTTACTGATGGACGAACGTGCCCTACGCACATGTCGGGATAACTTGCGGTTCCGCGGAGTTAAGGGCACGACTGGGACGCAGGCATCGTTTTTGCAGCTTTTTGCTGGCGATAGCGCAAAGGTTCGTCAACTCGACCAAACCGTCACAAAACTGGCTGGTTTTGAGCGGTACTATGCCGTCACCGGGCAAACGTACTCGCGCAAGGTTGATCTGGAAATTGTGTCCGCCCTGTCGAGTCTCGGTGCTACCGTGCATAAGATGTGTTCCGATTTGCGTTTGCTTGCCTCACGCAAGGAGCTAGAGGAACCGTTCGAACAGACGCAAATTGGTAGTTCGGCCATGCCGTACAAACGTAATCCGATGCGCTCCGAACGTTGCTGTGCTTTGGCGCGCCACATGATTACCTTGCAAGCGAACGCTGCTAACACGCTGGCCGTACAGTGGCTCGAACGTACGCTTGACGATTCGGCCAACCGGCGACTAACACTGTCGGAAGCGTTTCTTTCCGCGGACGCTTGCATGCTGACCCTGCTGAACATTTCGCAGGGCCTCGTGGTGTATCCGAAGGTGATCGAGCGTAACATCGCCCAGGAGTTACCATTCATGTCAACGGAAAACGTCATCATGGCGATGGTGAAGGCAGGCGGTGATCGTCAGGTTTGTCATGAAAAGATTCGCGTTCTCTCGCATGAGGCCGGTGCACAGGTGAAACAGTATGGTAAGGATAATGATCTGGTGGACCGTATCCGGGCCGATCCGTATTTTGCACCGATCCTCGGCCAGCTTGGTAGCATACTCGATCCGAAAACGTTCACCGGTCGGGCCGCCGACCAAGTGGTTGAGTTTGTAAACGAAGAAGTAAACCCGATCGTTGCAATGTACGGGGACAAGGTCGTCACCAAATCAACGCAGTTGAAAATTTGA
- the LOC125766527 gene encoding fatty-acid amide hydrolase 2-B-like, with product MEIWLVCLGLFLRLLNVLLKPIVAFIGGPKRSTPFPEIRNEMLNIPAVDLAERIRNKELRSEDVVRAYIDRIREVNPLINAVVEERFGAAIEEARKADVLISETQPLWLIKNYPLLGVPFTVKESCALRGAPITGGSLARKGVRAIVDGEAVAHLKAAGCIPLLVSNTPEYCLNWESYNHLTGRTLNPYDNRRTAGGSSGGEGALIGAGASLFGVGSDVAGSIRVPAHFNGIFGHKPTAGAISIDGHFPMSTDEKFARLLTVGPMARYAKDLPTLLHIMAGPNAARLRLDESVHTKDIRILYAEDMGFNLGHVPVDDDIKMALYRAVQYFKGHGLATERAEFDHMPEGMELAFSVLQSLEDVPSIFHNPDNPKATPNLMVELVRCALGQSQYTLAGIMFYVIFGLKNFFSAEALENYLELAAAMRRQMIETLGTDGVFFFPTYPTSAIRHYESFGHIMGVGYTMLFNSLGLPATHVPLGLDRNGLPIGIQVVAAPYQDRLGLCIARELEAAFGGWRTPK from the exons ATGGAGATTTGGTTGGTGTGTTTGGGGCTTTTCCTCCGATTGCTGAACGTGCTGCTGAAGCCGATCGTCGCGTTTATCGGTGGTCCGAAACGTAGCACCCCATTTCCGGAGATACGCAACGAAATGCTCAACATTCCGGCAGTCGATCTGGCCGAACGGATACGCAACAAGGAG CTTCGATCGGAAGATGTTGTGCGTGCCTACATTGATCGCATCCGTGAGGTGAATCCACTGATCAATGCCGTGGTAGAGGAACGCTTCGGTGCCGCAATCGAGGAAGCACGCAAAGCGGATGTGCTGATCAGCGAAACGCAACCACTGTGGTTGATTAAAAACTATCCACTGCTCGGTGTGCCGTTCACGGTGAAGGAATCCTGCGCATTACGCGGTGCTCCCATCACCGGTGGTTCGCTGGCCAGGAAGGGTGTGCGGGCGATCGTGGATGGAGAAGCGGTGGCACATCTCAAGGCGGCCGGTTGCATTCCACTGCTTGTGTCCAACACTCCTGAGTACTGCTTAAACTGGGAATCGTACAATCATCTGACGGGTCGTACACTCAATCCGTACGATAATCGACGAACGGCGGGTGGTTCCTCTGGTGGGGAGGGAGCATTGATCGGTGCCGGTGCATCGTTGTTTGGGGTTGGAAGTGATGTCGCTGGATCTATCCGTGTGCCAGCCCACTTTAATGGTATCTTCGGACATAAACCAACCGCAG GCGCTATCTCCATCGATGGTCACTTTCCGATGTCCACTGACGAAAAGTTCGCCCGGCTGCTGACGGTTGGACCAATGGCACGGTATGCAAAGGATCTGCCAACGCTTCTGCACATTATGGCTGGCCCGAATGCGGCCCGACTGAGGCTCGACGAGTCCGTACATACGAAGGACATACGCATTCTGTACGCCGAGGATATGGGGTTCAATCTGGGCCACGTGCCGGTGGACGACGATATCAAGATGGCGCTGTATCGAGCTGTACAGTACTTCAAGGGTCACGGGCTGGCGACGGAACGGGCCGAGTTTGACCATATGCCGGAGGGAATGGAGCTTGCGTTTAGTGTGCTGCAATCGCTGGAGGATGTGCCGAGCATCTTTCACAATCCAGACAATCCGAAGGCTACCCCCAACCTAATGGTGGAGCTGGTACGGTGTGCTCTCGGTCAGTCGCAGTACACCCTCGCCGGTATCATGTTCTATGTGATATTCGGGCTGAAGAATTTCTTCTCCGCTGAAGCTCTGGAGAACTATCTAGAGCTGGCGGCGGCAATGCGCAGGCAAATGATT GAAACACTCGGCACCGATGGGGTGTTCTTCTTTCCCACCTATCCAACATCCGCAATACGTCACTACGAATCGTTCGGACACATAATGGGTGTTGGCTACACGATGCTGTTCAATTCGCTCGGTCTACCGGCCACACACGTGCCGCTAGGGCTCGATCGTAATGGACTGCCGATCGGCATACAGGTTGTGGCTGCACCGTATCAGGATCGGTTAGGACTTTGTATTGCACGCGAACTGGAAGCGGCGTTCGGTGGCTGGCGGACACCAAAGTGA
- the LOC125762989 gene encoding fatty-acid amide hydrolase 2-B-like, whose amino-acid sequence MELLLKLVALILRVINLVLEPILAWFGGPPRTEPFPAIQNDLLRVPATELAERIRQRQVRSVNVVRAYVLRIREVNPLINAVVEERFEAALAEATEADEQVAACGGDEQALKVLATTRPLLGVPITVKESCSVKGLSLSGGVVRRQNLTADEDGVAVGYLRKAGAIPLLVSNTPEYCMAFESYNNVTGRTVNPYDPRRTSAGSSGGEGALIGAGASVCGVGSDLGGSIRIPALFCGIFGHKPSAGIVSIKGHMPVCADAHFDQYLSLGPMCRYAKDLPLLLEIMSGPNATKLRLNESIDVDKLKIYYPQKLDLTVNAVPIAPEIRESLRSALKYFQNKGTYTEPLNFRYFCDSMQIASTALQTLKDVPSVFATKHPNLFWELVKVVLRQSEHTFATIFMYLLSASKATVSEKDRARYLRMGDELKQEFTNKLGTDGVFLMPSFPKPALRHWESFGHVTGFMYTMIINALGFPSTQVPLGFNRDGLPVGIQVVAGPNQDRLCLAVAQELEKAFGGWQSPK is encoded by the exons ATGGAGCTGTTACTGAAGCTAGTTGCGCTGATCCTCCGCGTGATCAATCTAGTGCTCGAACCGATCTTGGCGTGGTTCGGTGGTCCTCCCCGTACGGAACCATTTCCGGCGATTCAAAACGATCTCCTGCGGGTACCGGCTACGGAACTAGCGGAAAGGATACGTCAGCGTCAGGTTCGCTCGGTGAATGTTGTGCGTGCGTACGTATTACGAATTCGCGAAGTGAACCCGCTCATAAATGCGGTCGTTGAAGAACGTTTCGAGGCTGCTCTCGCTGAGGCAACGGAAGCGGATGAGCAAGTGGCAGCGTGCGGGGGAGACGAACAGGCACTGAAGGTATTGGCCACAACGCGCCCACTGCTCGGTGTACCGATCACGGTGAAGGAAAGCTGTTCGGTTAAGGGACTTTCCCTCAGTGGCGGTGTTGTGCGACGTCAAAACTTGACGGCCGACGAGGATGGTGTAGCGGTCGGATACTTGCGAAAGGCGGGCGCCATTCCATTGCTTGTGTCCAACACGCCCGAATACTGTATGGCGTTCGAATCGTACAACAATGTGACCGGCAGGACGGTGAATCCATACGATCCGCGCCGTACCTCGGCCGGTTCGTCCGGTGGCGAAGGTGCACTGATCGGTGCTGGTGCATCGGTGTGCGGTGTCGGAAGTGATCTCGGTGGATCGATTCGTATTCCAGCACTGTTCTGTGGCATTTTCGGACACAAACCATCGGCAG GAATTGTATCGATTAAGGGACACATGCCCGTCTGTGCCGATGCTCACTTCGACCAATACCTTTCGCTCGGGCCAATGTGTCGCTATGCCAAGGATCTACCACTGCTGCTCGAGATCATGAGCGGTCCGAATGCAACGAAACTTCGACTAAATGAATCGATCGATGTGGACAAGCTAAAGATTTATTACCCACAAAAGCTGGATTTAACCGTTAATGCCGTACCGATTGCACCGGAAATACGGGAATCATTGCGCAGCGCATTGAAATACTTCCAGAACAAGGGAACATACACGGAACCGCTGAATTTCCGGTACTTCTGTGACAGTATGCAGATAGCGTCGACCGCATTACAAACGCTCAAGGATGTACCGAGTGTCTTTGCGACTAAACATCCTAATCTGTTCTGGGAATTGGTAAAGGTGGTATTGCGCCAATCGGAACATACTTTCGCGACGATCTTCATGTATCTGCTGTCTGCCTCAAAAGCTACCGTTAGCGAGAAGGACCGCGCCCGATATCTTCGAATGGGGGATGAACTGAAGCAAGAATTCACG AACAAACTTGGAACAGACGGTGTATTTCTGATGCCATCCTTCCCGAAGCCAGCCCTGCGCCACTGGGAATCCTTTGGTCACGTCACAGGTTTTATGTACACGATGATCATCAATGCGCTTGGATTTCCTTCAACACAAGTACCACTCGGATTTAATCGGGATGGATTGCCAGTCGGTATACAGGTGGTGGCTGGACCAAACCAGGATCGATTGTGCTTAGCGGTAGCTCAGGAGCTAGAAAAGGCATTCGGTGGCTGGCAGTCACCAAAATAG
- the LOC125762990 gene encoding proton-coupled amino acid transporter 3 has translation MAFQSYSSSDQLLHRQRERIFGGGGGGLNTTRKLSLFFATLCVVDLFGVFPIVALPKSIISCGLYGAPLVLFVITLQIYTAVVLGRCWTIAEKLDPSIVAKNRYPYAAIAEFTYGRRMSVFVTVLLDLTVFGGGIPNLLVAAQNLQLLGSRVSGGSFEISFCYWLLIIGLFLCPIMWLGSPKNMRTLASISVVVCSSVAILTWISIGEDRSGSFTPFKDITLGLPPFVQLLKAYGIIAFQFDIHPMLLTIQVDMQHKRQIGKAVLFGILTTCTLSMITTFLTAYRYGMDATNNVLQILPRSWSLYLTILLVTLQLCLSSAVGNSALFQHIEDLLGASRDFTIKRCIIRSTLVWLGVLIAEILPRFDLVMGIIGGTLTGPLIFILPPLFYQRMLELEKIYSQELKRSYSTESSQMSDDHLEDSDIETIGDSRRSWYGSIGSQGSTLSMAKIRDNCNKWIELVAIRCKQICHFMYSDCILAGSVIVFGIAATLASTYYNMFDIRETQLWFSCLSAWRR, from the exons ATGGCCTTCCAGAGTTATAGCTCCTCGGACCAGTTACTGCATCGCCAGCGGGAACGGatttttggtggtggtggtggtggtctcAATACAACACGGAAGCTGTCCCTCTTCTTTGCCACGCTCTGTGTGGTCGATCTGTTCGGTGTGTTTCCTATCGTAGCCCTACCAAAGTCGATCATTTCCTGTGGATTGTACGGCGCACCGTTGGTACTGTTCGTGATTACACTGCAAATCTACACGGCGGTCGTGCTGGGGCGTTGCTGGACCATTGCCGAAAAGTTGGATCCATCGATAGTGGCTAAAAATCGATATCCATATGCAGCGATCGCGGAGTTTACCTACGGCAGACGGATGAGCGTGTTCGTGACGGTGCTGCTGGATTTGACAGTGTTCGGAGGTGGAATTCCGAACTTACTAGTAGCCGCACAGAACCTGCAGCTGCTTGGGTCACGGGTCAGTGGGGGCTCGTTTGAGATATCATTCTGCTACTGGCTGTTAATAATTGGTCTGTTTCTTTGTCCGATTATGTGGCTCGGTAGTCCAAAAAATATGCGAACTCTCGCTAGCATATCGGTGGTTGTTTGTAGCAGTGTGGCCATACTTACGTGGATCTCGATCGGGGAGGATCGGTCGGGAAGTTTCACACCGTTCAAGGATATTACGCTCGGATTGCCACCATTCGTGCAGCTATTAAAAGCGTACGGCATAATAGCGTTTCAGTTCGATATTCATCCAATGTTGCTGACGATACAGGTGGACATGCAACACAAGCGACAAATCGGAAAGGCGGTACTATTTGGCATCTTGACCACTTGCACACTGTCCATGATCACTACCTTCCTGACGGCCTATCGGTACGGAATGGATGCTACCAACAACGTGCTGCAGATTTTACCCCGAAGCTGGTCACTTTACCTGACGATTCTGTTGGTAACTTTACAACTGTGTCTATCCAGCGCCGTAGGTAATTCAGCATTATTTCAACACATCGAAGATCTGCTCGGAGCTTCAAGAG ATTTTACCATCAAAAGATGCATTATAAGATCGACGCTCGTATGGTTGGGTGTATTAATAGCAGAAATTTTACCCCGGttcgatttggtaatgggAATCATCGGAGGCACATTAACAGGGCCGCTCATCTTCATTCTACCTCCGCTGTTTTACCAACGCATGCTGGAGCTGGAGAAAATCTACAGCCAGGAGCTGAAACGATCGTACTCAACCGAATCCTCACAGATGTCGGACGATCATTTGGAAGATTCGGACATCGAAACAATCGGTGACTCACGGCGCAGCTGGTACGGTTCAATTGGATCGCAAGGATCGACATTGTCCATGGCGAAAATACGAGACAATTGTAACAAATGGATTGAACTGGTGGCTATTCGCTGTAAGCAGATATGCCACTTCATGTACAGTGATTGCATTCTGGCGGGATCGGTAATTGTGTTTGGGATAGCAGCAACATTGGCATCTACGTACTACAACATGTTCGACATACGAGAAACGCAGCTGTGGTTTTCATGTCTCAGTGCTTGGCGACGATGA
- the LOC125762994 gene encoding uncharacterized protein LOC125762994, with protein sequence MKLKTTRKANSCKWICKPTSSCTGWECTVRTDSIFKNSRLSLSKLIEITYEWSRDTKRSSAAAECGAGKSAIAKWFSILREVTAEHFECSQGQIGGDGLTVEIDESVLTKRKYNRGRVSANNQVWVVGGICRETREIFLELVEQRDAATLHRIINQHVAPGTTIVTDGWRAYNGIDQHGFIHETINHSQNFVDPSDPFVHTQNIENLWRWVKPFIRSKGTKRGVLIKYIREYEMKRQNQNSFLSVLQAIKAVQDFA encoded by the exons ATGAAACTGAAAACAACTAGGAAGGCAAATTCGTGCAAGTGGATTTGCAAGCCTACATCGAGCTGCACGGGGTGGGAGTGTACTGTCCGTACGGAcagcattttcaaaaattcccgTTTATCTCTATCTAAGTTGATAGAGATAACGTATGAATGGTCGCGGGATACGAAGCGATCCAGCGCTGCAGCCGAGTGTGGGGCAGGCAAGAGTGCCATTGCGAAGTGGTTTTCAATTCTGCGGGAAGTAACCGCAGAACATTTTGAATGCAGCCAGGGGCAAATTGGCGGGGATGGATTAACCGTCGAAATTGACGAATCCGTCCTCACCAAAAGGAAATACAATCGCGGTCGCGTCTCAGCCAACAACCAAGTCTGGGTGGTTGGCGGCATCTGTCGCGAAACGCGAGAAATTTTTTTGGAGCTGGTTGAGCAACGTGATGCTGCAACATTACACCGGATCATCAACCAGCATGTGGCTCCCGGTACAACGATCGTGACCGATGGTTGGCGTGCATATAATGGTATTGATCAGCACGGTTTTATTCACGAAACCATAAACCACTCGCAAAATTTTGTGGACCCAAGCGATCCTTTtgtgcacacacaaaatatcGAAAATTTGTGGCGCTGGGTTAAGCCCTTTATTCGATCCAAAGGCACAAAGCGAGGAGTGCTGATTAAGTACATACGCGAGTATGAAATGAAACGGCAGAACCAGAACAGCTTCCTGAGTGTGTTGCAGGCCATCAAAGCTGTTCAAGATTTTGC GTAA
- the LOC125762993 gene encoding uncharacterized protein LOC125762993 has product MEVLAAVKSLTELKKITEDEQRLVRLLQEAEILPSVQLCNKCNRRMKLKTTRKANSCKWICKPTSSCTGWECTVRTDSIFKNSRLSLSKLIEITYEWSRDTKRSSAAAECGAGKSAIAKWFSILREVTAEHFECSQGQIGGDGLTVEIDESVLTKRKYNRGRVSANNQVWVVGGICRETREIFLELVEQRDAATLHRIINQHVAPGTTIVTDGWRAYNGIDQHGFIHETINHSQNFVDPSDPFVHTQNIENLWRWVKPFIRSKGTKRGVLIKYIREYEMKRQNQNSFLSVLQAIKAVQDFA; this is encoded by the exons ATGGAAGTTTTGGCCGCTGTGAAAAGCTTGACCGAGCTGAAAAAGATAACTGAGGACGAGCAGCGTTTGGTTCGGTTGCTGCAGGAAGCGGAAATTTTACCATCCGTTCAATTGTGCAACAAGTGCAATCGCCGGATGAAACTGAAAACAACTAGGAAGGCAAATTCGTGCAAGTGGATTTGCAAGCCTACATCGAGCTGCACGGGGTGGGAGTGTACTGTCCGTACGGAcagcattttcaaaaattcccgTTTATCTCTATCTAAGTTGATAGAGATAACGTATGAATGGTCGCGGGATACGAAGCGATCCAGCGCTGCAGCCGAGTGTGGGGCAGGCAAGAGTGCCATTGCGAAGTGGTTTTCAATTCTGCGGGAAGTAACCGCAGAACATTTTGAATGCAGCCAGGGGCAAATTGGCGGGGATGGATTAACCGTCGAAATTGACGAATCCGTCCTCACCAAAAGGAAATACAATCGCGGTCGCGTCTCAGCCAACAACCAAGTCTGGGTGGTTGGCGGCATCTGTCGCGAAACGCGAGAAATTTTTTTGGAGCTGGTTGAGCAACGTGATGCTGCAACATTACACCGGATCATCAACCAGCATGTGGCTCCCGGTACAACGATCGTGACCGATGGTTGGCGTGCATATAATGGTATTGATCAGCACGGTTTTATTCACGAAACCATAAACCACTCGCAAAATTTTGTGGACCCAAGCGATCCTTTtgtgcacacacaaaatatcGAAAATTTGTGGCGCTGGGTTAAGCCCTTTATTCGATCCAAAGGCACAAAGCGAGGAGTGCTGATTAAGTACATACGCGAGTATGAAATGAAACGGCAGAACCAGAACAGCTTCCTGAGTGTGTTGCAGGCCATCAAAGCTGTTCAAGATTTTGC GTAA